The following are from one region of the Pirellulales bacterium genome:
- a CDS encoding alpha/beta hydrolase: MCRRISVSSIFPMICLSLFAASATAAEDWHKETVVYKTVGPTKIEADIYRRNGDQTRPCVVWIHGGALIMGSRQGVPGDIRKLCNDQNYVLVSLDYRLAPEVQLPAIIEDLKDAFRWIHSEGVSKYHMDPKRILVAGGSAGGYLTLMSGICVTPRPKALLAYYGYGDIDAPWYTDPSEHYRKQPLVTREEALSVVGGEVKTEGVGRDRGKYYLYLRQNGLWTREVAGLDPKTERDKITPYCPVRNLSPDYPPTMLLHGTADTDVAYHESADMAAGLAKQGVWHELITLEGAEHGLGGGDPKALAAANARAMQFIREQLD; this comes from the coding sequence ATGTGCCGTCGGATATCGGTTTCGAGCATTTTTCCCATGATCTGCTTGTCGCTCTTCGCCGCTTCGGCCACGGCGGCCGAAGATTGGCACAAGGAAACAGTCGTCTATAAAACCGTTGGCCCGACGAAGATCGAGGCCGACATCTATCGCCGCAACGGCGACCAGACGCGGCCGTGCGTCGTGTGGATTCACGGCGGAGCCCTGATCATGGGCAGCCGGCAGGGCGTGCCGGGCGATATCCGCAAGCTGTGCAATGACCAGAACTATGTCCTGGTATCGCTCGATTACCGGCTGGCACCCGAGGTGCAATTGCCCGCGATCATCGAGGATTTGAAGGACGCCTTTCGTTGGATCCACAGTGAAGGTGTGAGCAAATATCACATGGATCCCAAGAGAATCCTCGTCGCCGGCGGATCGGCCGGCGGCTACCTGACCTTGATGTCGGGCATCTGCGTCACGCCGCGCCCCAAGGCTCTGCTCGCCTATTACGGCTACGGCGATATCGACGCGCCCTGGTATACCGATCCCTCGGAACACTATCGCAAGCAGCCATTGGTAACGCGGGAAGAAGCCCTGAGCGTCGTGGGCGGAGAGGTGAAGACCGAAGGCGTCGGACGGGATCGCGGCAAGTACTATTTGTATCTGCGCCAGAATGGCCTATGGACGCGCGAAGTCGCGGGCTTGGACCCGAAGACCGAGCGTGACAAGATCACGCCGTATTGTCCCGTGCGCAACCTCAGCCCTGACTATCCGCCGACAATGCTACTTCACGGGACGGCCGATACCGACGTGGCCTATCACGAGTCGGCCGACATGGCCGCGGGACTGGCCAAGCAAGGCGTCTGGCACGAGCTGATCACGCTCGAAGGCGCCGAGCATGGCCTGGGCGGCGGCGATCCGAAAGCCCTGGCCGCGGCCAACGCCCGGGCGATGCAGTTCATTCGCGAGCAATTGGACTAA
- a CDS encoding ThuA domain-containing protein, which translates to MAEPRNWFRGVVLVLLFAGAIPRAVTADDKPIRALLVIGGCCHDYAAQKDLLTKGISARANVTWTISYDPDKTTSHMNPVYENPEWAAGFDVVVHDECSSDVKDLAVIERILRPHREGLPAVVLHCGMHCYRSQGYPKEVTPWFEFTGLPSTGHGPQLPIEVTLIDRGSPILQGLDNWTTINEELYNNFIGNVLPTARVLARGAQQVKGRDGTVNTVDSIVVWTNLYNEKTKVFATTLGHNNATVEDPRYLDLVTRGLLWSVGKLDAEHLKPAKKVLAD; encoded by the coding sequence GTGGCTGAACCGAGAAACTGGTTTCGTGGTGTGGTCCTCGTGCTCCTCTTCGCGGGAGCGATTCCGCGGGCGGTTACCGCTGACGACAAACCGATCCGGGCACTCTTGGTGATCGGCGGCTGCTGCCACGACTACGCCGCGCAGAAGGATCTGCTCACGAAGGGGATCTCGGCGCGCGCCAATGTCACCTGGACGATCTCCTACGATCCGGACAAAACGACCAGCCACATGAACCCCGTCTATGAAAACCCGGAGTGGGCGGCTGGCTTCGACGTGGTCGTCCACGACGAATGCTCGTCCGACGTCAAGGATCTGGCCGTGATCGAGCGCATCTTGCGGCCGCACCGCGAAGGGTTGCCGGCCGTCGTCTTGCATTGCGGCATGCACTGCTACCGCAGCCAGGGCTATCCGAAAGAAGTGACCCCGTGGTTCGAGTTCACCGGCTTGCCCTCCACGGGCCACGGCCCGCAATTGCCGATCGAGGTAACGTTGATCGACCGCGGCAGCCCGATTCTGCAAGGGCTCGACAACTGGACCACGATCAACGAAGAGCTTTACAACAACTTCATCGGTAACGTGCTGCCGACGGCGCGCGTGTTGGCGCGGGGTGCGCAGCAGGTGAAAGGTCGCGATGGCACGGTGAATACCGTCGATTCGATCGTCGTCTGGACGAATCTCTACAACGAAAAGACAAAAGTCTTCGCGACGACGCTGGGGCACAATAACGCCACCGTTGAGGACCCGCGCTATCTCGACCTGGTCACGCGCGGCCTGCTGTGGTCCGTCGGCAAGCTGGACGCCGAGCACCTAAAGCCGGCGAAGAAGGTGCTCGCCGACTAG
- a CDS encoding DUF1501 domain-containing protein yields MLNNFRPHVWTRRELLKAASCGFGYLAFSNLAAQASTSEAPNALAPKKPHFKPRATRVIFLFMQGAPSHVDTFDYKPRLQSDDGKAAGDKNRKLMRSPFKFAQHGKSGLWLPDIFPSLAKHADDLCLLNSMYTDVGVHPQAVAEMHTGSFRFQRPSMGAWTLYGLGSENAELPGFITINPAGGAPSYGSAFLPASYQGIKIDGVQERNGGGRMANIGNAKLSAELQRQQLDLLATLNKDRLQKDGVNTDLEGLIQSYELAFRMEGAVPAIMDISNESEATREAYGIGTKGTDNFGRQCLLARRFAEAGVRFIELGMGGWDQHNNLKAKLTTNARAIDKPIAALLADLKQRDMLKDTLVVWGGEFGRTPAAQRADGRDHNATGFSMWMAGGGVKGGYRHGSTDEHGEKAVDKKMHINDLHATMLYLLGLDHTKLTYQYSGREVRLTDLAGTVAHDVVA; encoded by the coding sequence ATGTTGAACAACTTCCGCCCGCATGTCTGGACGCGTCGCGAACTGCTGAAGGCCGCTTCTTGCGGCTTCGGGTATCTGGCCTTCTCGAACCTGGCCGCGCAAGCCAGTACGTCCGAGGCGCCGAATGCGCTGGCGCCCAAGAAGCCACATTTCAAGCCGCGCGCCACGCGCGTCATCTTCCTGTTCATGCAGGGCGCACCGTCACACGTCGACACGTTCGACTACAAACCGCGCTTGCAGTCCGACGACGGCAAGGCCGCCGGCGACAAGAATCGCAAGCTGATGCGGTCCCCGTTCAAGTTCGCCCAGCATGGCAAGTCGGGGCTGTGGCTGCCGGATATCTTTCCGAGCCTGGCCAAGCACGCCGACGACTTGTGCTTACTCAACAGCATGTACACCGACGTGGGCGTGCATCCGCAGGCCGTGGCCGAAATGCACACCGGAAGCTTCCGCTTTCAACGCCCGTCGATGGGCGCTTGGACACTGTACGGGCTGGGGAGCGAGAACGCCGAGTTGCCCGGCTTTATCACGATCAATCCGGCGGGTGGCGCGCCGAGCTACGGTAGCGCCTTCCTGCCGGCCTCTTATCAAGGCATCAAGATCGACGGCGTGCAGGAACGCAACGGCGGCGGCCGCATGGCCAACATCGGCAATGCCAAGCTTTCTGCCGAACTGCAACGCCAGCAGCTCGACCTGTTGGCCACGCTCAATAAAGACCGCCTGCAGAAGGACGGCGTGAACACGGACTTGGAGGGGTTGATCCAATCGTACGAGCTGGCCTTCCGCATGGAGGGTGCCGTGCCCGCGATCATGGACATCTCGAACGAGTCGGAGGCCACGCGCGAAGCTTACGGCATCGGCACGAAAGGCACCGACAATTTCGGCCGGCAATGCCTGCTTGCGAGGCGCTTCGCCGAAGCCGGCGTGCGATTTATCGAACTGGGCATGGGCGGCTGGGATCAGCACAACAACTTGAAAGCCAAGCTGACAACCAACGCTCGCGCGATCGACAAGCCGATCGCGGCGCTACTGGCCGACCTCAAACAGCGCGACATGCTCAAGGATACGCTCGTCGTGTGGGGTGGTGAGTTCGGTCGCACGCCCGCCGCCCAGCGTGCCGACGGCCGCGATCACAACGCGACCGGCTTTTCGATGTGGATGGCCGGTGGCGGCGTCAAAGGGGGCTATCGCCACGGCTCGACCGACGAGCATGGCGAAAAGGCCGTCGACAAGAAGATGCACATCAACGACCTGCACGCAACGATGCTCTACCTGCTCGGCCTGGACCACACGAAGCTGACCTACCAGTACAGCGGCCGCGAAGTCCGCCTGACCGACCTGGCCGGCACGGTGGCGCACGACGTGGTGGCGTAA